A genomic window from Bacillota bacterium includes:
- a CDS encoding glycosyltransferase — translation MSELRNQDIICISSIDWEPIWTRKQQVLSRLHSSNRILYVEPPATLLSPLKDPSFWRKWRPWGRWISRPQTNVYVFQPPFVIPFGNLRPIIGRLNQYWLALWVRWALKKLGMKHPILWTYLPATAVIARLIGHQLLVYDCVDEHGAYKGLVSHKAVWEMERELLARTDITFVTAPGLYKRRKEHARRIFLLPNAADVAHFGKACDPLTEVPEEMGRLSRPRLCFVGVIQEWVDTELLAYLARSRPEWSIVLIGPVAPGVDLNGLEGMPNVFFLGRKPKEVLPDYLKGCDVCLNTFRASALTEDVSPLKFYEYLASGRPVVSTDMPAVREFSDVVEVARDQAGFIGAVERALAGENPARQEKRLARAREHSWEARVGFIEEKIAFALQEKE, via the coding sequence ATGTCTGAGTTAAGGAACCAGGATATCATCTGTATCTCCTCAATCGACTGGGAACCGATCTGGACACGAAAACAGCAGGTGTTGTCCAGGCTCCACTCCTCCAACCGAATACTATACGTTGAACCGCCTGCGACGCTTCTCTCCCCTTTAAAGGATCCTTCGTTCTGGCGCAAGTGGCGCCCGTGGGGACGGTGGATAAGCCGGCCTCAGACTAACGTTTATGTATTCCAGCCGCCGTTCGTGATTCCGTTCGGCAACCTCCGCCCGATTATCGGAAGGTTGAACCAGTACTGGCTGGCCCTCTGGGTGCGCTGGGCGCTTAAAAAGCTTGGGATGAAACATCCTATCCTCTGGACCTACCTTCCGGCGACGGCGGTTATTGCCCGGCTTATAGGACACCAGCTTTTGGTCTATGATTGTGTGGATGAGCACGGCGCTTACAAAGGATTGGTAAGCCATAAGGCCGTATGGGAAATGGAGCGGGAACTGCTGGCGCGGACCGATATCACCTTTGTCACCGCACCGGGGCTGTACAAACGCCGCAAGGAGCACGCCCGGCGGATATTTCTTCTTCCAAACGCCGCGGACGTGGCGCATTTCGGCAAGGCTTGCGACCCGTTGACGGAGGTCCCGGAAGAGATGGGCCGGCTTTCCCGCCCCCGTCTCTGTTTCGTCGGCGTGATCCAGGAGTGGGTGGACACGGAGCTTCTCGCCTACCTTGCGCGCAGTCGACCCGAGTGGTCGATTGTGCTTATAGGGCCGGTGGCGCCGGGCGTTGATCTCAACGGCCTCGAAGGCATGCCGAATGTATTTTTTTTGGGTAGAAAGCCCAAGGAGGTACTGCCCGATTACCTCAAAGGGTGTGACGTTTGCCTGAACACGTTTCGTGCCAGTGCTTTGACGGAGGATGTCAGCCCCCTGAAGTTTTACGAATACCTTGCTTCCGGACGGCCGGTGGTAAGTACGGACATGCCGGCCGTACGTGAATTCTCGGATGTGGTTGAAGTTGCCCGGGACCAGGCGGGTTTTATTGGGGCGGTGGAACGGGCGCTTGCCGGGGAGAATCCCGCGCGGCAGGAGAAGAGGCTTGCCAGGGCCAGGGAGCATTCATGGGAAGCGCGCGTGGGCTTCATTGAAGAAAAAATCGCATTTGCGTTGCAGGAAAAGGAGTAG